Proteins co-encoded in one Microbacterium hydrocarbonoxydans genomic window:
- a CDS encoding PRD domain-containing protein, with the protein MSRQRQDQLLAILLRQGTWATAASLADQLGVTPRSIRSYVAALNGRTGGSDAVESGPAGYRVGAGARDALRTRQAGESTPRDRLHSLVRTLLDVPDGIDVFEMADRLHVSEATVESDLSRVRSLLDGTELALERDREVVRLRGTETAQRRLLSRLAHDEMDAASFHPETFRRALAATAVGAESVTPFKSDLVRELGVLGYYVNELAISDVLLHIAIAAERVAAGHALDSAPPSAREEIPQVGSVIARLAEEHFAVTLGEGDSGHLASLVLTRIVAPGQDATREVARSGVAPQVEAAVRAELTRAAHDFEVDLVDETFVLRLALHVQNLLRRAEESALTRNPLTRSLKSSYPMIFEVAVSIASGLHDRLGTPIHDDEIAYIAMHVGGRLERSRKAESILTATIVCPGYYELHELLRSSVDRSLGTAIEVTSVVTEVDPDWVAFDTDLVLTTIEPGAVGDRFVRIQPFLTEADVDRIQQAAARVRRGRRLTRLRAELARYFVPDAFIHPLPDDGEEAIIRRLGGLLVDTGLIGDDYVENTIVRERMSSTAFTDALAVPHALQMTATRTAIAIGVADGSAAWGEGRVQVVALAAFSESDRAAFQTVFEQLVEVFSERESVQRIVRRGTTFEAFLDELVAVIDG; encoded by the coding sequence ATGTCGCGTCAGCGTCAGGACCAGCTCCTCGCGATCCTGCTGCGACAGGGCACCTGGGCGACGGCCGCGAGCCTCGCCGACCAGCTGGGCGTGACTCCGCGCAGCATCCGCTCCTACGTCGCAGCACTGAACGGCCGCACCGGCGGTTCGGATGCCGTCGAGTCCGGGCCGGCCGGGTACCGCGTCGGCGCCGGGGCACGCGACGCGCTGCGCACCAGGCAGGCGGGGGAGTCGACGCCGCGGGACCGACTGCATTCGCTCGTGCGCACGCTGCTCGATGTGCCCGACGGAATCGACGTCTTCGAGATGGCCGACCGTCTGCACGTCAGCGAGGCGACCGTCGAGTCCGACCTCTCTCGCGTGCGGAGTCTGCTCGACGGCACCGAGCTCGCGCTCGAACGCGATCGTGAGGTCGTGCGACTGCGTGGCACGGAGACCGCCCAGCGGCGCCTCCTCTCGCGTCTGGCCCACGACGAGATGGACGCCGCCTCCTTCCACCCCGAGACCTTCCGCCGGGCGCTCGCCGCCACTGCGGTCGGCGCCGAGTCCGTCACCCCCTTCAAGTCCGACCTTGTCCGTGAACTCGGAGTGCTCGGGTACTACGTCAACGAGCTCGCGATCTCCGATGTGCTGCTCCACATCGCGATCGCGGCCGAGCGGGTCGCCGCGGGCCACGCACTCGACTCCGCACCCCCCAGCGCGCGGGAGGAGATCCCGCAGGTGGGGTCGGTGATCGCTCGGCTCGCAGAAGAGCACTTCGCTGTCACCCTCGGCGAGGGCGACAGCGGTCACCTCGCCTCCCTCGTGCTGACGCGCATCGTCGCTCCGGGCCAGGACGCGACCCGAGAGGTCGCCCGGAGTGGAGTGGCGCCGCAGGTCGAAGCGGCCGTACGTGCCGAGCTCACCCGCGCCGCGCACGATTTCGAGGTCGATCTGGTCGACGAGACCTTCGTGCTGCGCCTCGCCCTGCACGTGCAGAATCTGCTCCGCCGCGCAGAAGAGAGCGCGCTCACCCGCAATCCGCTGACGCGATCGCTCAAATCGTCCTACCCGATGATCTTCGAGGTCGCGGTGTCGATCGCGAGCGGACTGCACGATCGGCTCGGCACGCCGATCCATGACGACGAGATCGCCTACATCGCCATGCACGTGGGTGGGCGGCTGGAGCGCAGCCGCAAGGCAGAATCGATCCTCACCGCGACGATCGTCTGCCCGGGCTACTACGAGCTGCACGAGCTGCTGCGATCGAGCGTCGACCGCTCGCTCGGCACGGCGATCGAGGTGACCAGCGTCGTCACAGAGGTCGATCCCGACTGGGTCGCCTTCGACACCGATCTGGTGCTCACCACGATCGAACCCGGCGCGGTGGGCGATCGATTCGTGCGCATCCAGCCCTTCCTCACCGAGGCCGATGTCGATCGCATCCAGCAGGCTGCCGCCCGCGTCCGTCGCGGACGACGGTTGACCCGACTGCGGGCCGAGCTCGCGCGGTACTTCGTGCCCGACGCCTTCATCCACCCGCTGCCCGACGACGGCGAGGAGGCGATCATCCGTCGCCTGGGCGGACTGCTCGTCGACACCGGGCTCATCGGCGACGACTACGTGGAGAACACGATCGTGCGCGAGCGCATGTCCTCGACCGCGTTCACCGATGCTCTCGCCGTGCCCCACGCGCTGCAGATGACCGCCACACGCACGGCGATCGCCATCGGCGTCGCCGACGGGTCTGCGGCCTGGGGCGAGGGGCGCGTGCAGGTGGTGGCGCTCGCCGCCTTCAGCGAGAGCGATCGGGCGGCGTTCCAGACCGTCTTCGAGCAGCTCGTCGAGGTGTTCAGCGAGCGTGAGAGCGTGCAGCGGATCGTGCGCCGCGGCACCACCTTCGAGGCGTTCCTCGACGAACTCGTGGCGGTCATCGACGGCTGA
- a CDS encoding phospho-sugar mutase, translating to MSEERLAQARAWMRQDPDHETRDELAGIITRASAGDEAAVADLDDRFGTRLAFGTAGLRGALGAGSNRMNRVLVAQAAAGFAAYLRERASGATPTVVIGYDGRRNSRVFATDSAELFAGAGLRAILLPRLLPTPVLAFAVRHLGADAGVMVTASHNPPNDNGYKVYLGGADQGAQIVAPADAEIAAHIQRVADTADITALPRSTAYETAGEDVVDAYVAATAAVAPAPRSASGLRWVYTAMHGVGWETLSKIVAAAGYPQPMVVGEQLTPDATFRTVSFPNPEEPGAMDLAFARGRRVQADFILANDPDADRLAVAIPDAASASGWRRLTGNEVGLLLGARAARAAETGGGASLACSLVSSPGLGAIAAHHGLDFHETLTGFKWISRAPGIVYGFEEALGYLVNPETVRDKDGISAAVAVLGLAAEAHERGSSLAEAIAELGETYGHFASGQVSIRVDDLSVIGRVMLSLRTLPPARFDAHPVASAEDLLRAGEGEPSGDVLRYRLADGSRIVVRPSGTEPKLKVYIDAKADSADRAAEIVGELETAVRALLEERS from the coding sequence GTGAGCGAGGAGCGCCTCGCTCAGGCACGCGCCTGGATGCGGCAGGACCCCGACCACGAGACCCGCGACGAGCTCGCGGGGATCATCACCCGCGCCTCCGCCGGCGACGAGGCCGCGGTGGCGGACCTCGACGACCGCTTCGGCACCAGGCTCGCGTTCGGCACTGCTGGTCTGCGCGGCGCACTCGGCGCCGGAAGCAACCGTATGAACCGGGTGCTGGTCGCTCAGGCGGCCGCGGGCTTCGCGGCGTACCTGCGCGAACGCGCATCGGGCGCGACGCCCACCGTGGTCATCGGCTACGACGGTCGTCGCAACTCGCGCGTCTTCGCCACCGACTCGGCGGAGCTGTTCGCCGGCGCCGGGCTCCGCGCGATCCTTCTGCCTCGACTGCTGCCCACTCCGGTGCTCGCCTTCGCTGTGCGGCATCTCGGCGCCGACGCCGGTGTCATGGTCACCGCGTCGCACAACCCGCCGAACGACAACGGCTACAAGGTCTATCTCGGCGGCGCCGACCAGGGCGCGCAGATCGTGGCACCGGCGGATGCCGAGATCGCGGCGCACATCCAGCGCGTGGCCGACACGGCCGACATCACGGCCCTCCCCCGCTCCACCGCGTACGAGACCGCAGGCGAAGACGTCGTGGACGCCTATGTCGCGGCGACCGCCGCCGTGGCGCCGGCCCCGCGATCGGCCTCCGGGCTGCGCTGGGTCTACACCGCCATGCACGGCGTCGGGTGGGAGACCCTGTCGAAGATCGTGGCAGCAGCCGGTTATCCGCAGCCCATGGTGGTCGGCGAGCAGCTGACCCCCGACGCCACGTTCCGCACCGTGTCGTTCCCGAACCCCGAGGAACCGGGCGCCATGGATCTCGCGTTCGCGCGCGGTCGCCGCGTGCAGGCCGACTTCATCCTCGCCAACGACCCCGACGCCGACCGTCTCGCCGTCGCCATCCCGGATGCCGCGTCGGCGAGCGGATGGCGACGACTCACCGGCAACGAGGTCGGACTGCTGCTCGGTGCCCGCGCCGCGCGGGCCGCCGAGACGGGCGGCGGCGCCTCGCTGGCCTGCTCGCTCGTGTCATCGCCCGGGCTCGGCGCGATCGCCGCTCATCATGGACTCGACTTCCACGAGACGCTGACCGGCTTCAAGTGGATCTCTCGCGCCCCGGGCATCGTCTACGGGTTCGAGGAGGCGCTCGGCTACCTCGTGAACCCCGAGACCGTGCGCGACAAGGATGGGATCTCGGCCGCCGTCGCGGTGCTGGGACTCGCCGCGGAAGCCCACGAGCGCGGATCGTCTCTGGCGGAGGCGATCGCGGAGCTCGGTGAGACGTACGGTCATTTCGCGAGCGGCCAGGTGTCGATCCGCGTTGACGACCTCTCGGTGATCGGTCGCGTGATGCTGTCGCTGCGCACCCTGCCGCCCGCACGATTCGACGCCCACCCGGTGGCCTCGGCCGAGGATCTTCTGCGAGCCGGTGAGGGAGAGCCCTCCGGTGACGTGCTGCGCTATCGCCTGGCCGACGGCTCCCGCATCGTCGTGCGGCCGAGCGGCACCGAGCCGAAGCTGAAGGTCTACATCGACGCGAAGGCGGATTCGGCCGACCGAGCCGCTGAGATCGTGGGCGAGCTCGAGACGGCGGTCCGCGCACTGCTGGAAGAGCGCTCGTAG
- a CDS encoding HPr family phosphocarrier protein: protein MPRRQVVITAHNGVHARPVAELVRVVQAHPYAVTLETSTGAVVDLSSVLALMDLGLAPGDVVVLETPEATGAERVLETLASVLDPLR from the coding sequence ATGCCGAGACGACAGGTGGTCATCACGGCTCACAACGGGGTGCATGCGCGCCCCGTTGCGGAGCTCGTGCGGGTGGTGCAGGCGCACCCGTACGCGGTGACCCTCGAGACGTCGACGGGGGCGGTCGTGGACCTGAGCAGCGTTCTCGCGCTCATGGATCTGGGGCTCGCGCCCGGCGACGTCGTCGTGCTCGAGACGCCCGAGGCGACAGGCGCGGAGAGAGTGCTCGAGACCCTCGCGTCGGTGCTGGACCCGCTGCGCTGA